In a single window of the Drosophila albomicans strain 15112-1751.03 chromosome 3, ASM965048v2, whole genome shotgun sequence genome:
- the LOC117569131 gene encoding voltage-dependent calcium channel subunit alpha-2/delta-3 isoform X4 produces the protein MARLTWARSRLCLSVLLVFICWAPDVNLVAGETINYNLVHSWADRLGLELFSLGDFITRRKELLENFKQEGAKVVPRQGGAIVESMAKEVEMMMDLKVSAVRRIMDTAENTALSHQNDLADKMFSYYNAKEMAEPGEPTPPPPTTPPDMDDQIGEPLIYVPPKVLVLEPRPEFHNTSVNFSVSSVHVPVNVFDRASDVIKAIQWSENLDQIFRDNYKNDPSLSWQFFGSSTGFMRQFPASKWKKDVPVDLYDCRFRSWYMEAATSPKDIIILLDKSGSMLGQRLDIAKHVVNTILDTLGTNDFVNILTFDNKVTPLVHCFEDQLIQANLGNIRELKEKIETIKPQSIANYTAALTYAFEIFETARLNSRGALCNQAIMIVGDGAPETNEEVFRFYNWRDPLYRPVRVFTYLIGKEVANWDDIRWMACENQGYYVHLSDTAEVREMVLNYIPVMARPLVLGRHDHPVIWTQVYADLEDTKLSDHLWELKQCEEQKEDVLEYRRVQDAMLEPSQMRQRAYQRTKETWDQPVDSDVYQFMTTVSMPIYDRRENATRIANILGVAGTDVPITEIKKLLSPYMLGVNGYAFIVTNNGYVLFHPDFRPIFQGYILKPAYNSVDMIEVELLDDDRIARDFNPVLMTIRDSIINQSTGSKWMLVKNHFDEMKRVIRVKRQYYWTAIKNTPFTLVITYPEKYGVNRVEPPIEQDIHRTHISGGKTIRSFFDGKRWKIHPDWLYCKQTNKTFRTPETELLYFVDRMSEPGWHWPSSRSAMPPEHAAAIYSNNSSTGRYSSINEKERYYCDRQLMQSLVFDARVTKGFFDKSNYDEKSVSASSPIAVLMGLLPRHEFKQRFGINVVFLATQSGLTRWHEIHTNAAEQPGAGESFSQQHKRAIDEIWYKRAVDQYFVHQESFVYSVPFDAAESGSEIIVTASNAIFYNESSKSAPVAVVGFQFQYSAFYKLFHNITGNACSIDDKDCYILDNNGFIVMSTQKHETGRFFGEINGAIMKRLVEEKVYKRVIVYDYQAVCFELPKPNDNNASNMVLSPLFNLLRMSKWLLHSALWYIVQLLQLAPGVIANFDNSFLNLSLPETKQDPAEENINSKNGWLKYLTLHRTRLKACDMQRNLYTLYNEKDNVVYNMTAHACERPFVVLPIPNSNLVLLVIDQLCPRDVSLVLTVNPQTMNYPYETNESSCYKNVHEFHRVRPASCINRHINESSIKLCGKGSRIYLNLILLLIGLILNRLFNVGCIFNINN, from the exons ATGGCGAGACTAACTTGGGCCCGGAGTCGCCTCTGCCTTAGTGTTCTATTGGTGTTCATATGTTGGGCACCTGACGTCAATCTAGTTGCTGGCGAAACTATTAATTACAATCT AGTGCACTCATGGGCGGACAGACTAGGATTGGAACTATTTTCCCTGGGCGATTTCATCACCAGACGCAAGGAATTACTAGAA AACTTTAAACAAGAAGGAGCAAAAGTAGTTCCACGACAGGGAGGCGCAATTGTCGAATCAATGGCCAAAGAAGTAGAAATGATGATGGATCTTAAAGTCAGCGCAGTGCGA CGAATTATGGATACGGCAGAAAACACCGCCTTGTCACATCAAAACGATTTGGCGGACAAAATGTTCTCATACTACAATGCCAAAGAGATGGCGGAGCCCGGCGAACCGACGCCACCACCTCCAACAACTCCACCGGATATGGATGACCAGATTGGTGAACCACTCATCTATGTGCCGCCCAAGGTGTTGGTTTTGGAGCCAAGACCAGAATTTCATAACACGTCGGTCAACTTCAGCGTCAGTTCAGTGCACGTGCCTGTGAATGTGTTTGATCGAG CATCGGATGTTATAAAAGCGATTCAATGGTCGGAGAATTTGGATCAAATCTTTCGTGATAATTATAAAAACGATCCCAGTTTGTCGTGGCAATTTTTTGGCAGTTCAACAGGCTTTATGCGTCAATTCCCAGCATCGAAATGGAAGAAGGATGTTCCGGTCGATCTATATGATTGCCGATTTCGCTCTTGGTACATGGAGGCGGCGACAAGCCCAAAGGATATTATTATCCTATTGGATAAATCTGGCTCAATGTTGGGACAGAGGCTAGATATCGCAAAGCATGTTGTCAATACAATACTCGACACGTTGGGTACAAATGACTTTGTGAACATCTTGACCTTTGATAATAAAGTCACCCCGCTTGTCCACTGTTTCGAAGATCAGCTAATTCAA GCAAATCTGGGCAACATCCGTGAACTAAAAGAAAAGATTGAAACGATTAAACCCCAATCGATTGCCAATTATACCGCCGCACTTACTtatgcatttgaaatattcgAAACTGCAAGACTTAATTCGCGCGGAGCACTTTGCAACCAGGCCATAATGATTGTTGGCGATGGAGCTCCGGAAACTAATGAAGAAGTTTTCCGGTTTTACAATTGGCGTGATCCGCTTTATAGGCCGGTGCGCGTGTTCACCTATTTAATTGGTAAAGAGGTGGCAAATTGGGATGATATACGGTGGATGGCATGCGAGAATCAGGGCTATTATGTGCACCTCAGTGATACTGCAGAGGTGCGTGAAATGGTCTTAAACTATATACCGGTAATGGCTAGACCTCTGGTATTGGGTAGGCACGATCATCCGGTTATATGGACGCAAGTTTATGCGGACCTTGAG GATACCAAGCTGTCCGATCATTTGTGGGAACTCAAACAATGCGAGGAACAAAAGGAGGATGTCCTTGAATACAGACGAGTTCAGGACGCGATGCTGGAACCCAGCCAAATGCGTCAGCGAGCGTATCAACGGACAAAGGAG ACATGGGACCAACCAGTTGACTCGGATGTTTATCAATTCATGACAACCGTGTCAATGCCAATTTACGATCGACGTGAGAATGCG ACAAGAATCGCAAACATTTTGGGCGTGGCTGGAACCGATGTACCAATAACTGAAATCAAGAAGTTGCTGTCGCCCTATATG CTTGGCGTCAATGGCTATGCGTTTATAGTAACCAATAATGGTTATGTACTATTCCATCCAGATTTTCGTCCTATT TTCCAAGGATATATCTTAAAACCCGCTTACAATAGTGTAGACATGATTGAAGTCGAGCTGCTGGACGATGATAGAATCGCCAGAGACTTTAACCCAGTGCTAATGACG ATACGCGATTCGATAATCAATCAGTCGACTGGAAGCAAATGGATGTTAGTCAAGAATCATTTCGATGAAATG AAAAGAGTGATTCGTGTCAAGCGGCAATATTACTGGACTGCCATTAAAAATACGCCATTTACACTGGTAATCACATATCCAGAGAAGTATGGAGTGAATCGAGTGGAACCACCAATCGAACAAGATATCCACCGCACTCACATTTCGGGTGGCAAAACAATACGCAGCTTCTTTGATGGCAAGCGATGGAAAATCCATCCCGATTG GCTTTATTGCAAGCAAACCAACAAGACATTCCGAACACCCGAAACAGAGCTACTTTATTTTGTGGATCGTATGTCTGAGCCTGGTTGGCACTGGCCATCGAGTCGAAGCGCAATGCCCCCGGAACATGCCGCGGCCATATACT CTAACAACTCATCAACTGGCCGATATTCATCAATCAATGAAAAAGAAAGATACTATT GTGATCGCCAACTAATGCAATCTCTTGTCTTTGATGCCCGTGTCACGAAGGGATTCTTCGACAAATCCAATTATGATGAAAAGAG CGTTAGCGCATCAAGCCCAATAGCCGTATTAATGGGTTTGCTGCCAAg ACACGAATTCAAACAGCGATTTGGCATTAACGTCGTTTTTTTGGCCACACAAAGTGGTCTAACACGTTGGCATGAGATCCACACGAATGCAGCAGAGCAGCCAGGTGCTGG tGAGAGCTTCAGTCAGCAACATAAACGAGCAATCGATGAGATTTGGTACAAACGAGCTGTCGatcaatattttgttcatCAAGAGAGTTTTGTCTACTCTGTGCCTTTCGATGCCGCCG AGAGTGGCTCGGAAATTATTGTAACTGCCAGCAATGCCATATTTTATAATGAGAGTTCCAAATCGGCTCCAGTTGCAGTCGTCGGTTTCCAATTTCAATACTCTGCCTTTTACAAGCTCTTCCACAATATAACCGgcaat GCCTGTTCCATAGATGATAAGGATTGTTACATATTGGATAACAATGGCTTTATAGTCATGTCAACACAAAAACATGAAACTGGACGATTCTTTGGCGAAATCAATGGAGCTATTATGAAGCGCTTGGTAGAGGAAAAGGTTTACAAACGTGTTATTGTCTATGACTATCAGGCAGTATGTTTTGAGTTGCCAAAACCCAATGACAACAATGCATCAAATATGGTACTTTCG CCGCTTTTCAATCTGTTGCGTATGAGCAAATGGCTGCTGCATTCGGCGCTGTGGTATATTGTTCAACTATTGCAATTGGCGCCCGGTGTTATAGCCAATTTTGATAACTCGTTTTTGAATTTAAGTCTCCcagaaacaaaacaagacCCAGCCGAAGAGAACATCAACTCGAAGAACGGTTGGTTAAAGTATTTAACATTGCATCGCACTCGCCTCAAAGCGTGTGACATGCAACGCAACTTATACACATTATACAATGAAAAGGATAACGTTGTCTACAATATGACAGCGCACGCATGCGAGCGGCCATTTGTAGTCTTGCCAATACCTAACAGTAATCTAGTGCTGTTGGTCATCGATCAGCTCTGTCCTCGAGATGTCTCATTGGTTCTCACTGTGAATCCCCAAACGATGAATTATCCATACGAGACTAATGAGTCATCGTGCTATAAAAATGTTCACGAATTCCATCGAGTTCGTCCTGCGAGCTGCATTAATCGCCATATAAAT GAAAGCAGCATCAAGTTGTGCGGCAAGGGCTCCAGAATCTATCTGAATCTCATCCTATTGCTAATTGGCCTTATACTGAATCGCCTGTTTAACGTtggttgcatttttaatataaataattaa
- the LOC117569131 gene encoding voltage-dependent calcium channel subunit alpha-2/delta-3 isoform X5, translating to MARLTWARSRLCLSVLLVFICWAPDVNLVAGETINYNLVHSWADRLGLELFSLGDFITRRKELLENFKQEGAKVVPRQGGAIVESMAKEVEMMMDLKVSAVRRIMDTAENTALSHQNDLADKMFSYYNAKEMAEPGEPTPPPPTTPPDMDDQIGEPLIYVPPKVLVLEPRPEFHNTSVNFSVSSVHVPVNVFDRASDVIKAIQWSENLDQIFRDNYKNDPSLSWQFFGSSTGFMRQFPASKWKKDVPVDLYDCRFRSWYMEAATSPKDIIILLDKSGSMLGQRLDIAKHVVNTILDTLGTNDFVNILTFDNKVTPLVHCFEDQLIQANLGNIRELKEKIETIKPQSIANYTAALTYAFEIFETARLNSRGALCNQAIMIVGDGAPETNEEVFRFYNWRDPLYRPVRVFTYLIGKEVANWDDIRWMACENQGYYVHLSDTAEVREMVLNYIPVMARPLVLGRHDHPVIWTQVYADLEDTKLSDHLWELKQCEEQKEDVLEYRRVQDAMLEPSQMRQRAYQRTKETWDQPVDSDVYQFMTTVSMPIYDRRENANITEEVLINEALWELQTRETRIANILGVAGTDVPITEIKKLLSPYMLGVNGYAFIVTNNGYVLFHPDFRPIFQGYILKPAYNSVDMIEVELLDDDRIARDFNPVLMTIRDSIINQSTGSKWMLVKNHFDEMKRVIRVKRQYYWTAIKNTPFTLVITYPEKYGVNRVEPPIEQDIHRTHISGGKTIRSFFDGKRWKIHPDWLYCKQTNKTFRTPETELLYFVDRMSEPGWHWPSSRSAMPPEHAAAIYCDRQLMQSLVFDARVTKGFFDKSNYDEKSVSASSPIAVLMGLLPRHEFKQRFGINVVFLATQSGLTRWHEIHTNAAEQPGAGESFSQQHKRAIDEIWYKRAVDQYFVHQESFVYSVPFDAAESGSEIIVTASNAIFYNESSKSAPVAVVGFQFQYSAFYKLFHNITGNACSIDDKDCYILDNNGFIVMSTQKHETGRFFGEINGAIMKRLVEEKVYKRVIVYDYQAVCFELPKPNDNNASNMVLSPLFNLLRMSKWLLHSALWYIVQLLQLAPGVIANFDNSFLNLSLPETKQDPAEENINSKNGWLKYLTLHRTRLKACDMQRNLYTLYNEKDNVVYNMTAHACERPFVVLPIPNSNLVLLVIDQLCPRDVSLVLTVNPQTMNYPYETNESSCYKNVHEFHRVRPASCINRHINESSIKLCGKGSRIYLNLILLLIGLILNRLFNVGCIFNINN from the exons ATGGCGAGACTAACTTGGGCCCGGAGTCGCCTCTGCCTTAGTGTTCTATTGGTGTTCATATGTTGGGCACCTGACGTCAATCTAGTTGCTGGCGAAACTATTAATTACAATCT AGTGCACTCATGGGCGGACAGACTAGGATTGGAACTATTTTCCCTGGGCGATTTCATCACCAGACGCAAGGAATTACTAGAA AACTTTAAACAAGAAGGAGCAAAAGTAGTTCCACGACAGGGAGGCGCAATTGTCGAATCAATGGCCAAAGAAGTAGAAATGATGATGGATCTTAAAGTCAGCGCAGTGCGA CGAATTATGGATACGGCAGAAAACACCGCCTTGTCACATCAAAACGATTTGGCGGACAAAATGTTCTCATACTACAATGCCAAAGAGATGGCGGAGCCCGGCGAACCGACGCCACCACCTCCAACAACTCCACCGGATATGGATGACCAGATTGGTGAACCACTCATCTATGTGCCGCCCAAGGTGTTGGTTTTGGAGCCAAGACCAGAATTTCATAACACGTCGGTCAACTTCAGCGTCAGTTCAGTGCACGTGCCTGTGAATGTGTTTGATCGAG CATCGGATGTTATAAAAGCGATTCAATGGTCGGAGAATTTGGATCAAATCTTTCGTGATAATTATAAAAACGATCCCAGTTTGTCGTGGCAATTTTTTGGCAGTTCAACAGGCTTTATGCGTCAATTCCCAGCATCGAAATGGAAGAAGGATGTTCCGGTCGATCTATATGATTGCCGATTTCGCTCTTGGTACATGGAGGCGGCGACAAGCCCAAAGGATATTATTATCCTATTGGATAAATCTGGCTCAATGTTGGGACAGAGGCTAGATATCGCAAAGCATGTTGTCAATACAATACTCGACACGTTGGGTACAAATGACTTTGTGAACATCTTGACCTTTGATAATAAAGTCACCCCGCTTGTCCACTGTTTCGAAGATCAGCTAATTCAA GCAAATCTGGGCAACATCCGTGAACTAAAAGAAAAGATTGAAACGATTAAACCCCAATCGATTGCCAATTATACCGCCGCACTTACTtatgcatttgaaatattcgAAACTGCAAGACTTAATTCGCGCGGAGCACTTTGCAACCAGGCCATAATGATTGTTGGCGATGGAGCTCCGGAAACTAATGAAGAAGTTTTCCGGTTTTACAATTGGCGTGATCCGCTTTATAGGCCGGTGCGCGTGTTCACCTATTTAATTGGTAAAGAGGTGGCAAATTGGGATGATATACGGTGGATGGCATGCGAGAATCAGGGCTATTATGTGCACCTCAGTGATACTGCAGAGGTGCGTGAAATGGTCTTAAACTATATACCGGTAATGGCTAGACCTCTGGTATTGGGTAGGCACGATCATCCGGTTATATGGACGCAAGTTTATGCGGACCTTGAG GATACCAAGCTGTCCGATCATTTGTGGGAACTCAAACAATGCGAGGAACAAAAGGAGGATGTCCTTGAATACAGACGAGTTCAGGACGCGATGCTGGAACCCAGCCAAATGCGTCAGCGAGCGTATCAACGGACAAAGGAG ACATGGGACCAACCAGTTGACTCGGATGTTTATCAATTCATGACAACCGTGTCAATGCCAATTTACGATCGACGTGAGAATGCG AATATCACCGAAgaagttttaataaatgaagCACTCTGGGAATTGCAAACACGTGAG ACAAGAATCGCAAACATTTTGGGCGTGGCTGGAACCGATGTACCAATAACTGAAATCAAGAAGTTGCTGTCGCCCTATATG CTTGGCGTCAATGGCTATGCGTTTATAGTAACCAATAATGGTTATGTACTATTCCATCCAGATTTTCGTCCTATT TTCCAAGGATATATCTTAAAACCCGCTTACAATAGTGTAGACATGATTGAAGTCGAGCTGCTGGACGATGATAGAATCGCCAGAGACTTTAACCCAGTGCTAATGACG ATACGCGATTCGATAATCAATCAGTCGACTGGAAGCAAATGGATGTTAGTCAAGAATCATTTCGATGAAATG AAAAGAGTGATTCGTGTCAAGCGGCAATATTACTGGACTGCCATTAAAAATACGCCATTTACACTGGTAATCACATATCCAGAGAAGTATGGAGTGAATCGAGTGGAACCACCAATCGAACAAGATATCCACCGCACTCACATTTCGGGTGGCAAAACAATACGCAGCTTCTTTGATGGCAAGCGATGGAAAATCCATCCCGATTG GCTTTATTGCAAGCAAACCAACAAGACATTCCGAACACCCGAAACAGAGCTACTTTATTTTGTGGATCGTATGTCTGAGCCTGGTTGGCACTGGCCATCGAGTCGAAGCGCAATGCCCCCGGAACATGCCGCGGCCATATACT GTGATCGCCAACTAATGCAATCTCTTGTCTTTGATGCCCGTGTCACGAAGGGATTCTTCGACAAATCCAATTATGATGAAAAGAG CGTTAGCGCATCAAGCCCAATAGCCGTATTAATGGGTTTGCTGCCAAg ACACGAATTCAAACAGCGATTTGGCATTAACGTCGTTTTTTTGGCCACACAAAGTGGTCTAACACGTTGGCATGAGATCCACACGAATGCAGCAGAGCAGCCAGGTGCTGG tGAGAGCTTCAGTCAGCAACATAAACGAGCAATCGATGAGATTTGGTACAAACGAGCTGTCGatcaatattttgttcatCAAGAGAGTTTTGTCTACTCTGTGCCTTTCGATGCCGCCG AGAGTGGCTCGGAAATTATTGTAACTGCCAGCAATGCCATATTTTATAATGAGAGTTCCAAATCGGCTCCAGTTGCAGTCGTCGGTTTCCAATTTCAATACTCTGCCTTTTACAAGCTCTTCCACAATATAACCGgcaat GCCTGTTCCATAGATGATAAGGATTGTTACATATTGGATAACAATGGCTTTATAGTCATGTCAACACAAAAACATGAAACTGGACGATTCTTTGGCGAAATCAATGGAGCTATTATGAAGCGCTTGGTAGAGGAAAAGGTTTACAAACGTGTTATTGTCTATGACTATCAGGCAGTATGTTTTGAGTTGCCAAAACCCAATGACAACAATGCATCAAATATGGTACTTTCG CCGCTTTTCAATCTGTTGCGTATGAGCAAATGGCTGCTGCATTCGGCGCTGTGGTATATTGTTCAACTATTGCAATTGGCGCCCGGTGTTATAGCCAATTTTGATAACTCGTTTTTGAATTTAAGTCTCCcagaaacaaaacaagacCCAGCCGAAGAGAACATCAACTCGAAGAACGGTTGGTTAAAGTATTTAACATTGCATCGCACTCGCCTCAAAGCGTGTGACATGCAACGCAACTTATACACATTATACAATGAAAAGGATAACGTTGTCTACAATATGACAGCGCACGCATGCGAGCGGCCATTTGTAGTCTTGCCAATACCTAACAGTAATCTAGTGCTGTTGGTCATCGATCAGCTCTGTCCTCGAGATGTCTCATTGGTTCTCACTGTGAATCCCCAAACGATGAATTATCCATACGAGACTAATGAGTCATCGTGCTATAAAAATGTTCACGAATTCCATCGAGTTCGTCCTGCGAGCTGCATTAATCGCCATATAAAT GAAAGCAGCATCAAGTTGTGCGGCAAGGGCTCCAGAATCTATCTGAATCTCATCCTATTGCTAATTGGCCTTATACTGAATCGCCTGTTTAACGTtggttgcatttttaatataaataattaa